The stretch of DNA TGCCGGCGGCGGAGCCTGGACGCTCGACAACACGCGTCGTCCCGCCACGGCCTGAGACGGCGTCATCCGGAAATCGCCTATGCCCAGCTGCCGGGCGGCAGTTGGGCATAGGCGCAACGCAACGCTGAAATTCTGGAGACGCCATGAAAGCGGCACTTCTCAAATCCTACGGTGATGTCGACCAGTTCGAAATCGCGGACCTTCCGGTGCCGAAGCCCGGACCGGGCGAAGTCCTGATCAAGATCGAGGCATCCGCCGTCAATCCTTTCGATCTCATTCTCCGCCAGGGCTTCATGGCCCAGTATATCCCGCTTCCGCTGCCGGCCGTGCTCGGCGGTGACGCCGCCGGCACCATCTCGGCCCTCGGCGAAGGCGTGACCGGTTTTGCGGTCGGCGAGCGGGTCGTCGCCGATTTTGCCGCAAACGGCAAAGGCGCCCATGCAGAGTATGGTGTCGTTCCCTCGACATCCATCGCAAGGCTGCCCGCCGCCCTCGGCTTCGAGCAGGGCGCCTCGCTGGTCAAGGCAGGTCTTACCGGCCGGCAGACCGTGGAAGCGCTCGGCGTCAAGGCCGGCGACCAGGTTCTGGTTTCCGGCGGCCTCGGCACGGTCGGACGGTCCGCCATTCAATACCTCAAGCAGATCGGCGCCCAGCCGGTTGCCGGCGTCCGGCCCGAGCGGCTGAACGAAGGCCGGGCGCTGGCTGGCGAAGCGCTCGACATCACGGTTGCCGCCGCAAGCTCGAGCTTCGACTATGCGATCAGCACGGCCGGCCCGGTGGCCGGCAACCTCATCGGTCATGTCCGCGACGGTGGCACCATAGCGAGCATCGTTCCGGTGCCGGAAGGCGCCAATGCCGCAGGCCGCGTTATCGTCCGTGAACTCTACCACCGCACCGACGCGGCCATTCTCGACGCTATTCTGGCGTCCGCCGCCACCGGTGAGCTGGCGATCCCGATTTCCCACACCTTCACCCTGGAGCAGATCGGCCTTGCCCAGAATGCGGTTGCGGCAGGTGCTCCCGGGAAGGTCGTTCTCAAACACTGAAAGACGGAGACGCGGCCCCGCGCCGCGTAAACCCCAACGGCCGGCATGACGCTCTTCATGCCGGCCGTCTCGGCCGCTTGTGCAGTTTTTCTGTTCCGCTGCTCCTCAAAGGCGGATTTTTCCCGTCGCCCTTGTCGATTTTCGCATCCTCCGATCGTCATGCCCACGATGTGCTAGAATTCCCCTTGCGGCTTCAGCGCGTCCTTGGGCGCGTCAGAGACGCGCGGCAACAGAAGGAGGACATGTCATGGATAACCAGCATCTGGTCCCTGCAGCCGTGCTTGCGGCAAAGAATGGCGTCCGGTTTCCCAATGAGACCGAGGAATATCGTAGCGCCCGCGACGCGCTGCTCGCTGAAGAGATCGAGTTGCGCCGGCACATCGAGCGTGTCGCGAGGCAGCGCCGGGCGCTGCCGCCGGGCGGCGAAGTCAAGAAGGATTATCGCTTCGAAGGCGCCGGCGGGCCGATCTCGCTCAGCGAACTCTTCGCCGACAAGGAAACGCTGGTCGTCTACAGCTATATGTTCGGCCCCGAGCGGGAGCGCCCGTGCCCGATGTGCACCTCGCTGCTGTCGGCCTGGGACGGCGAGGTACCTGATATGCAGCAGCGCGTCGGGCTTGCCGTCGTCGCCCGCTCGCCGCTCGAACGGCTGCTCGCCTTCAAGAAGGAACGCGGCTGGCATCACCTGCCGCTTTATTCCGACACGACGGATGAATACAGCCGCGACTATCACGCCATCGGCAAAGACGGCAGCGACGACGCGGCTTTCAACGTCTTCACGCGGCGCGACGGCACCATCCGCCATTTCTGGAGCGGAGAGATGGGCGGTGTGACGGCCGATCCCGGCGAGGACCCGCGCGGCGCGCCCGATCTGATGCCGCTCTGGACCGTGCTCGATTGCACGCCCGAAGGTCGGGCGCCGGACTGGTATCCGAAGCTGTCCTATTGAGTTCCGACGGACCCATGATATTTTCATTTAAGCAAAAAAAGGGGAGCACCGGTGGCGCTCCCCAATTGGGGGAGAATGGAGTGCCTCCCCGGGATCAAATAGGCTGTTAGGCACATGTTCTCGCTGAACCGGTCTGTTCAAACGAAGAGAGGCTTTGCTCCGTTTTCATGATCGAGGAGCCATCGTTTGCGCGAAAGGCCGCTCCCATACCCCGTCAATGAGGCATCGGATCCGATCACCCTATGACACGGGACGACGATGTTTATGAAGTTTGCTCCATTCGCCGCGCCCACTGCCCGGGGGCTGGCCGGATTCCCGACGCGGCGGGCAAGCTCTGCGTAGCTGATCGTTGAACCAGGCGGAATCAGACAAAGTTGCTCCCACACCTTGATCTGAAATGGGGTTCCGCTGGTTTTCACCCGTACGTTTGCAAGGGCGTTGAGGTCACCATCAAAATAGGCCTCTAGGGCTTCGTGGGACGGGCTTCGCTGGTTGCTGGCTCGGTTTATCAAGCAGTCGATGCCGAAATGGCGGATCAAAAGCTTGTTCATCCGCTCCGACAGATCTTCCCAATCCGCCAGACGAAGTGTCCCGTCTTCCTCACTGAAAAGGAAGAGGGTTCCGATTGGTGTGCTCAGATGCTCGGTGACAAGTGTTACCTTTTTCACAGTGCCTCCTGCGAGTTCGCCGGCATCATGCTTTGATTTCCCGCACATTCGGGAGGAAAATGGTGAGGATGCCGATCGCCGGAAGGAAGGCGCAGATATCGAATACGAAAACTATGCCCTTCCAGTCGGCCAATGCGCCAAGCATCGCCGCGCCGAGACCACCAATCCCGAAAATGAATCCGAAGAACAGCCCGGAAACCATTCCAACCCGGCCTGGCATCAGTTCCTGCCCATAGACAACGATCGCCGGAAACGCGGAAGCGAGGACGAAACCTATGATAGCGCTCAAAGCAACTGTCGGGACAAGACCCACATGCGGAAGAACCAGGGTGAAGGGAAGAACCCCTAGAATGGAAACCCAAATCACCAGTTTCCGGCCAAGCCTGTCGCCAATCGGCCCGCCAGCGATCGTGCCGGCCGCAACCGCCGCGAAGAACACAAACTGGTAAAGCTGTGCATCCCGAGTGCTCAAGCCGAACTTTTCCATCAGGTAGAATATGTAATAGCTCGTGAAGGCGGCGAGGTAGATGTATTTCGAAAACAGCAAAGCGATTAGCACCGCCATGACGGCCAACACCTTTTTTCGGGAAAGGGTCGAGTGTCGAACCACAGTGCCAGCGTTCGGGCGTTCCGCGTGGCCATTCTGTTTGTACCAGCGCCCCAGAGCCGTCAGGATAATCATGCCTGCCAACGCGGCCAGAGCGAACCACGCAAGGCCGTCTTGCCCCCGCGGAAGGATAATGAATGCCGCAGCGAGCGGGCCCACAGCTGACCCGAAATTGCCGCCGACCTGGAACAGGGATTGTGCCAGGCCGTGCGAACCACCTGAAGCCAGACGCGCTATCCGGGAGGTTTCCGGATGAAAGATCGATGAGCCAAGCCCCAGCAACACCCCGCCCGCAAGCAGCACCTCGTAGCTTGGGGCATAGGCAAGGGTGATGAGGCCTAACATGGAAGATGCCATGCCGACTGGGAGTGAATACGGCATAGGCCGCCGATCTGTGTATGCCCCAATGAACGGCTGCAGAATTGACGCCGTCAGGTTGTAGACGAGAGTCAGCATTCCGATTTGCGCGAACGAAAGCGTAAAGTTGCTTTGCAAGATCGGGTAAACGGCAGGAAGCAGAGCCTGCATCATGTCATTTAGAAAATGACATAAGCTGGCTGCACCCAGAACCGAGAAGACTGCCGTTTCGGTTTTAATGGGCGGTGATGTAGCAATCGACATTCAACAACCTCGAGGGAAGAGTGGAGCGGTTGCCCCATCGTGCAGTCCAGTTTAAAGCTCGGTTTGATACCCATCCACCGATGTTGGGCCTCAATGTTACGAAAGTGGGCCACGGTATGCGCAGTCCTCGCATCGATAAGGTTGATCACCTTCCCCGGCCGGTGATCGGGCTGGGCCACGATTACGCCGACGGATTTTTGATAGAGCCCCATGAACATCGACGCGGCCAGCTTATGAACGCGACCTCAGGCCTCATTGTCCTGACCACACCGGAAGGAAAATGGGTGATGCCGCCGCATCGCGGTATGTGGATCCCAGCGGGCGTGCGGCATAGCGTTCGCGCGGTGGGTCTGGTCCGAATGCAAAGCCTGTATGTCGAACCCGACCGCGCAGAAGCGATGCCAGTACACTGCCAGGTTCTTGAGATTACTTCTTTCATGAGGAGTCTGATAGGCGAAGTGGTGGGGCTTTCTCTCGATAGAGAAGCCGACGGTCGCAGTCAGGCACTGATGGATTTAACGCTATACGAGATGGAACGGCTGCCGAGTCTGCCTTTGTCACTGCCGTTTCCATCGGACGAACGCTTGGCCAAAAAGTGCCGGGAGTTCGTGGGGCAGCCAAACATTCATCAGACGACCGATGACTGGAGCAGGGAGCTTGGGATGAGCCGGCGTGCCTTCACACGCATTTTCCGACAGCAGACCGGGTTGAGTTTTGTCGGGTGGCGGCAGCAGGCCTGTCTTCTTTCAGCTTTGCCACAACTCTCCGCCGGTCAATCTGTGACCTCAGTGGCGATGGAATTGGGATACGAGAACCCGGCCGCGTTTACGATCATGTTTAAACGTGCGTTCGGCAAGCCGCCATTGGCATACCTTGGGCTGCGCTGATTCCGGTCACCCCCGGCCAGATTGCTCCTTCAGCCGGTGGAACGGTTTCTCGACGTTTCGATCCATTCGAGATTGGCGACCGAAGCCTCCGGCAGCGGTGACGGATCGACGTCGTAGACATAGCCGGCGAGCATGTCGGCGGCGCGTTCGGCTGCCTTGATTTTCGCCTCGGTTTCCGCGACCGCCTTGCCGATCGCTTCGATGCGGGCGCGGAACATGTGCGCGAGCACATCGCGGCCGGACTGTTTTTCGAGCCGTTCCAGATGCAGGCCGATGCGCGAGGCGTGGCGTTCCAGCTCGCTCTTGCTGAACCGTGCCTTGCGCAGTTCCTCGGAAAGGCTTTCCTGCATGACGGCGACGGGATCGAAACTTCCGGGCAGGCGCTCGTCGAGCACTGCGTCGGTGACGAGCTTCTCGATCATGACGAGCGCCTGCAACTCGGCGGCGTCGGCGAGTTCGACGTCATAACCGGTATCGTCATAAACCTTGCGGCGGACGGGATCGAGAAGCAGCCCATAGGCTTTCTGCAACTTGTCGAAAGCGTCTGTATCTCCGCCCGAATCGGGGTGGGCGACCTTGGCCAGACGCCGATAGGCGGCCTTCAGCTGCGCCTCATTCGCATCGCGTTCAACGCCGAGAATATCGTATGGATCCGTCACGCCTGCTCCCTTGCTACCCAACGTGGTGGGCAGTCTAGGTCTTCTTCTGCATCAGAAAGGCGAAGTTTAGACCGAAAGCAGGAATGACGTCCATGGCCCGAAATAGCAACGGTTCACGCGAATGCCCGGGCCGTTTTTCGATTGCCCATCTTTTTCAATCGGTTGCGCTAAGATCAGCCGGTGGCGATCGAAGCAAGATAACAGATTGCCTTGCCATCGATTTTGAGTTCGGTTCCCGCCGCATCCGTCATCAGCAGCGCATCGCCTGATGCAAGCGTGCCGGTCTCGTCGCCCTGCCGGAACGACAGGGTGCCGCGGTGGCAGAGCAGCAGGCTTGTCGACGACGTCAGCGGCACGATCCTGCCGCCATCGATTTCGATGCGGACCAGCCTGTGGGCAAGCCCCGCGCGGCGGGTCATGACATTGAGATCGGTGATCGCGCCGTCCTGGAGTCTGGCCGCGACCGGGATATCGGCCGGGAAGGCCAGCGGATCGCTCTCCGCCGTCAGCAGCACCGGCGGGCTGCCTTCGATGTCGAGCACCATGCCGTTGCCGTCGAGAATCACCAGCGTGCGGTCGATGCCGGGAAAGATCGAGAAGGGCCCGTCGGCTGCGACGGTCGCCATGCTGACGCGCCAGTCGAAGCCGGCTAGGCCGGCGGCTTCGGGCGAAACGGCGATCTCCACCGTTTCGCCGCCGCCGTTTTTCCACGGCATGCGCTTGTGATCGCCGGCCCGCAGGATCCGCATGGAGCTCAGTTCCCGAGAATGCCGGGCAGGCGCAGGCCCTTGTCCCTCGCGCAGTCGAGGGCGATGTCGTAGCCGGCATCGGCGTGGCGCATGACGCCAGTCGCCGGATCGTTCCAGAGCACCCGCTCAAGGCGCTTGGCCGCATCATCGGTGCCATCGGCGCAGATGACGACGCCGGAGTGCTGGGAGAAGCCCATGCCGACGCCGCCGCCATGATGCAGCGATACCCAGGTGGCGCCCGAGGCGGTGTTGAGGAGGGCGTTCAGCAGCGGCCAGTCGGAGACGGCGTCGGAGCCGTCCTTCATCGCTTCCGTTTCGCGGTTCGGCGAGGCGACGGAACCGGAATCCAGATGATCGCGGCCGATGACGATCGGGGCGGAAAGCTCGCCGTTCCTGACCATTTCATTGAAGGCCAGGGCCAGGCGGTGACGGTCGCCAAGGCCGACCCAGCAGATGCGCGCCGGCAGGCCCTGGAAGGCGATGCGCTCCCTGGCCATGTCGAGCCAGTTGTGCAGGTGGGTATTGCCGGGGGTCAGCTCCCTCACCTTGGCATCGGTCTTGTAGATGTCCTCCGGGTCGCCTGACAGGGCGGCCCAGCGGAAAGGGCCGATGCCGCGGCAGAACAGCGGTCTTATATAGGCCGGCACGAAGCCGGGGAAGGCGAAGGCGTTTTCCAAGCCTTCTTCCTTGGCGACCTGGCGGATGTTGTTGCCGTAGTCGAGGGTCGGGATGCCGGCGTTCCAGAAGGCGATCATCGCTTCGACATGCTCGCGCATCGAGGCGCGTGCCGCTTTTTCCACCGCCTTCGGATCGCTCTCGCGCTTGGCCTTCCATTCGGCCATCGTCCAGCCCTTCGGCAGGTAGCCGTTGATCGGGTCATGCGCCGAGGTCTGGTCGGTGACCATGTCGGGGCGAATGCCGCGGCGAACCATTTCCGGCAGGATTTCGGCGGCATTGCCGAGCAGGCCGACGGATTTGGCTTCGCCCGCCTTGGTCCAGCGGTCGATCATTTCAAGCGCTTCGTCGAGCGTCTCGGCCTTGGCGTCGAGATAGCGGGTGCGCAGGCGGAAATCGATCGAGTCAGGATTGCATTCGACGGCGAGGCAGCAGGCGCCGGCCATGACGGCGGCGAGCGGCTGGGCACCACCCATGCCGCCGAGGCCGCCGGTCAGGATCCATTTGCCCTTGAGATTGCCGCCATAATGCTGGCGGCCGGCCTCGACGAAGGTCTCGTAGGTGCCCTGCACGATGCCCTGCGTGCCGATATAGATCCACGAGCCGGCCGTCATCTGGCCGTACATGGCGAGGCCCTTCTTATCCAGCTCGTTGAAATGATCCCAGGTCGCCCAATGCGGCACCAGGTTAGAGTTGGCGATCAGCACCCGCGGCGCATCCTTATGGGTGCGGAAGACACCGACCGGCTTGCCGGATTGCACCAGCAGCGTTTCCTCTTCCGTGAGCGTCTTCAGTGTGGCGACGATGCGGTCGAAATCTTCCCAGGTGCGGGCGGCGCGGCCGATGCCGCCGT from Rhizobium sp. N324 encodes:
- a CDS encoding NADP-dependent oxidoreductase, with the protein product MKAALLKSYGDVDQFEIADLPVPKPGPGEVLIKIEASAVNPFDLILRQGFMAQYIPLPLPAVLGGDAAGTISALGEGVTGFAVGERVVADFAANGKGAHAEYGVVPSTSIARLPAALGFEQGASLVKAGLTGRQTVEALGVKAGDQVLVSGGLGTVGRSAIQYLKQIGAQPVAGVRPERLNEGRALAGEALDITVAAASSSFDYAISTAGPVAGNLIGHVRDGGTIASIVPVPEGANAAGRVIVRELYHRTDAAILDAILASAATGELAIPISHTFTLEQIGLAQNAVAAGAPGKVVLKH
- a CDS encoding DUF899 family protein; translation: MDNQHLVPAAVLAAKNGVRFPNETEEYRSARDALLAEEIELRRHIERVARQRRALPPGGEVKKDYRFEGAGGPISLSELFADKETLVVYSYMFGPERERPCPMCTSLLSAWDGEVPDMQQRVGLAVVARSPLERLLAFKKERGWHHLPLYSDTTDEYSRDYHAIGKDGSDDAAFNVFTRRDGTIRHFWSGEMGGVTADPGEDPRGAPDLMPLWTVLDCTPEGRAPDWYPKLSY
- a CDS encoding methylated-DNA--[protein]-cysteine S-methyltransferase, which gives rise to MKKVTLVTEHLSTPIGTLFLFSEEDGTLRLADWEDLSERMNKLLIRHFGIDCLINRASNQRSPSHEALEAYFDGDLNALANVRVKTSGTPFQIKVWEQLCLIPPGSTISYAELARRVGNPASPRAVGAANGANFINIVVPCHRVIGSDASLTGYGSGLSRKRWLLDHENGAKPLFV
- a CDS encoding MFS transporter codes for the protein MSIATSPPIKTETAVFSVLGAASLCHFLNDMMQALLPAVYPILQSNFTLSFAQIGMLTLVYNLTASILQPFIGAYTDRRPMPYSLPVGMASSMLGLITLAYAPSYEVLLAGGVLLGLGSSIFHPETSRIARLASGGSHGLAQSLFQVGGNFGSAVGPLAAAFIILPRGQDGLAWFALAALAGMIILTALGRWYKQNGHAERPNAGTVVRHSTLSRKKVLAVMAVLIALLFSKYIYLAAFTSYYIFYLMEKFGLSTRDAQLYQFVFFAAVAAGTIAGGPIGDRLGRKLVIWVSILGVLPFTLVLPHVGLVPTVALSAIIGFVLASAFPAIVVYGQELMPGRVGMVSGLFFGFIFGIGGLGAAMLGALADWKGIVFVFDICAFLPAIGILTIFLPNVREIKA
- a CDS encoding AraC family transcriptional regulator, encoding MERLPHRAVQFKARFDTHPPMLGLNVTKVGHGMRSPRIDKVDHLPRPVIGLGHDYADGFLIEPHEHRRGQLMNATSGLIVLTTPEGKWVMPPHRGMWIPAGVRHSVRAVGLVRMQSLYVEPDRAEAMPVHCQVLEITSFMRSLIGEVVGLSLDREADGRSQALMDLTLYEMERLPSLPLSLPFPSDERLAKKCREFVGQPNIHQTTDDWSRELGMSRRAFTRIFRQQTGLSFVGWRQQACLLSALPQLSAGQSVTSVAMELGYENPAAFTIMFKRAFGKPPLAYLGLR
- a CDS encoding J domain-containing protein codes for the protein MTDPYDILGVERDANEAQLKAAYRRLAKVAHPDSGGDTDAFDKLQKAYGLLLDPVRRKVYDDTGYDVELADAAELQALVMIEKLVTDAVLDERLPGSFDPVAVMQESLSEELRKARFSKSELERHASRIGLHLERLEKQSGRDVLAHMFRARIEAIGKAVAETEAKIKAAERAADMLAGYVYDVDPSPLPEASVANLEWIETSRNRSTG
- a CDS encoding HutD/Ves family protein, which translates into the protein MRILRAGDHKRMPWKNGGGETVEIAVSPEAAGLAGFDWRVSMATVAADGPFSIFPGIDRTLVILDGNGMVLDIEGSPPVLLTAESDPLAFPADIPVAARLQDGAITDLNVMTRRAGLAHRLVRIEIDGGRIVPLTSSTSLLLCHRGTLSFRQGDETGTLASGDALLMTDAAGTELKIDGKAICYLASIATG
- the hutU gene encoding urocanate hydratase, whose protein sequence is MTNPRHNIREIRAPRGNELNAKSWMTEAPLRMLMNNLDPDVAENPNELVVYGGIGRAARTWEDFDRIVATLKTLTEEETLLVQSGKPVGVFRTHKDAPRVLIANSNLVPHWATWDHFNELDKKGLAMYGQMTAGSWIYIGTQGIVQGTYETFVEAGRQHYGGNLKGKWILTGGLGGMGGAQPLAAVMAGACCLAVECNPDSIDFRLRTRYLDAKAETLDEALEMIDRWTKAGEAKSVGLLGNAAEILPEMVRRGIRPDMVTDQTSAHDPINGYLPKGWTMAEWKAKRESDPKAVEKAARASMREHVEAMIAFWNAGIPTLDYGNNIRQVAKEEGLENAFAFPGFVPAYIRPLFCRGIGPFRWAALSGDPEDIYKTDAKVRELTPGNTHLHNWLDMARERIAFQGLPARICWVGLGDRHRLALAFNEMVRNGELSAPIVIGRDHLDSGSVASPNRETEAMKDGSDAVSDWPLLNALLNTASGATWVSLHHGGGVGMGFSQHSGVVICADGTDDAAKRLERVLWNDPATGVMRHADAGYDIALDCARDKGLRLPGILGN